In one window of Egicoccus sp. AB-alg2 DNA:
- a CDS encoding LytR C-terminal domain-containing protein: MRAGLVGLTVLVAAAVAVGALTGALSLRRPSSPATSKTAGTLSAAATDAAPVVRVVDGSGRPHLARDVADLARPAGFVVAVVDEPADQHHERTRILVHLDDPASLAVAADLRDLLGVGVIEKATAGAPDGLDISVVVGADLSED, encoded by the coding sequence GTGCGCGCCGGGCTCGTGGGCCTGACCGTGCTGGTGGCGGCCGCAGTGGCTGTCGGTGCGCTCACCGGTGCGCTCTCGCTGCGGCGACCGTCGTCGCCGGCGACGTCGAAGACCGCGGGCACGCTGTCGGCGGCCGCGACCGACGCCGCCCCGGTGGTGCGGGTCGTCGACGGCAGCGGCCGCCCGCACCTGGCCCGTGACGTGGCCGACCTCGCCCGCCCGGCGGGGTTCGTGGTGGCGGTGGTGGACGAGCCGGCCGATCAGCACCACGAGCGGACCCGCATCCTCGTCCACCTCGACGACCCCGCGTCGCTGGCCGTGGCGGCCGACCTGCGTGACCTCCTCGGCGTCGGCGTGATCGAGAAGGCCACCGCCGGCGCGCCGGACGGACTGGACATCAGCGTCGTGGTCGGCGCCGACCTGTCGGAGGACTGA
- the rsfS gene encoding ribosome silencing factor: MPATDEAVALAVAAADAADDKKASDLTILEVADLLALVDVFLLVSTSSDRQLKAVAESVEERLRVEHERKPLRREGTAEGGWLVIDYGDLVCHLFSTEEREFYALDKLWADVPRRDPGTGERLDGAPARISAGSHLGDEA, encoded by the coding sequence GTGCCCGCCACCGACGAAGCCGTCGCACTCGCCGTCGCGGCCGCCGACGCGGCCGACGACAAGAAGGCATCCGATCTCACCATCCTCGAGGTCGCCGACCTGCTCGCGCTGGTCGACGTCTTCCTGTTGGTCAGCACCTCCAGCGACCGCCAGCTGAAGGCGGTCGCCGAATCGGTCGAGGAGCGGCTGCGGGTCGAGCACGAACGCAAGCCGCTGCGCCGCGAGGGCACGGCCGAGGGCGGCTGGCTGGTCATCGACTACGGCGACCTGGTCTGCCACCTGTTCTCCACCGAGGAGCGCGAGTTCTACGCGCTGGACAAGCTCTGGGCCGACGTCCCGCGGCGCGACCCGGGCACCGGCGAACGACTCGACGGTGCACCGGCACGGATCAGTGCCGGCAGCCACCTCGGGGACGAGGCGTGA
- a CDS encoding DUF222 domain-containing protein — MADRLDAFPVLAEVPGLAGMLDELRLVDRLLASVLDTIIQLQDSSAVETLTGVPLEQWLLSEARRTSADRRMLLTAAEVLRRLPGLKAAFDQARISWAQLRIIALEVQRLPRRLDGLLDAAVDELVDRLEGADPDAVSGLVRWLAADLTATDPEEPDEGVDEPAEMLVLQPRLDGTGGRFFGQAGAANFALLEAATDPGRAGPATKPGIGHDPDPDQVRQASADRGRRRFEKLIDLLEAGATGDGGGRVPVKVLLRVSYDTLLDTGRLPAELLTRLSGGRLQLTSVAARRLLDQRGTELRAIVVDDAGQVLGVGRTRRLPPGWLSDAVLAVQDTCSEPGCQVAALACDLDHARPWHPVRPGDVPGRTDIDELAPVCRPTNHTKETAGWIVTQTADGVRIWHHPRSGLRIRALPGTTRISLPTAPVDWGPSGGTDPPAAPRGSSRGGLDLPGAPRDGPTGGAGPSTVPGGTDPPARSGKAPSTGADPSAVPGDTPSAGCDPPAGRRLRQFVDPGDTIPF, encoded by the coding sequence GTGGCCGACCGCTTGGACGCGTTTCCGGTGTTGGCGGAGGTGCCGGGGCTGGCCGGGATGCTCGACGAGCTGCGCTTGGTCGATCGGCTGCTCGCCTCGGTGTTGGACACGATCATCCAGCTCCAGGACAGCTCCGCAGTCGAAACCTTGACGGGGGTGCCGTTGGAGCAGTGGCTGCTGAGCGAGGCCCGCCGCACGTCCGCGGATCGGCGGATGCTGCTGACCGCCGCTGAGGTGCTGCGGCGGCTGCCCGGCCTGAAGGCGGCGTTCGATCAGGCCCGGATCTCGTGGGCGCAGCTGCGGATCATCGCGCTGGAAGTGCAGCGGCTGCCGCGCCGGCTGGATGGCCTGCTGGACGCCGCGGTCGACGAGCTGGTCGACCGGTTGGAGGGCGCGGACCCGGATGCCGTGTCCGGGTTGGTCCGGTGGCTGGCCGCCGATCTGACCGCCACCGACCCCGAAGAACCTGACGAGGGTGTCGACGAGCCGGCGGAGATGCTGGTGCTCCAGCCGCGGCTGGACGGCACCGGCGGCCGGTTCTTCGGACAGGCAGGCGCGGCCAACTTCGCGCTGCTCGAGGCCGCCACCGACCCCGGCCGGGCCGGTCCGGCCACCAAACCCGGGATCGGGCATGACCCGGATCCGGACCAGGTCCGGCAGGCGTCGGCCGATCGGGGCCGGCGCCGGTTCGAGAAGCTGATCGACCTGCTCGAGGCCGGCGCGACCGGCGACGGCGGCGGGCGGGTGCCGGTCAAGGTGTTGCTGCGTGTCTCGTACGACACCCTGCTCGACACCGGCCGGCTGCCGGCCGAGCTGTTGACCCGCCTGTCCGGCGGCCGGCTGCAGCTCACCTCCGTGGCGGCGCGGCGGCTGCTCGACCAACGCGGAACCGAGCTGCGGGCCATCGTCGTCGACGACGCCGGCCAGGTCCTCGGGGTCGGCCGGACCCGCCGGTTGCCGCCCGGTTGGCTGTCCGACGCCGTGCTGGCGGTCCAGGACACCTGCAGCGAACCCGGCTGCCAGGTCGCTGCGCTGGCCTGCGATCTGGATCACGCCCGCCCCTGGCATCCGGTCCGGCCTGGCGATGTGCCGGGGCGTACCGACATCGATGAGCTGGCGCCGGTGTGCCGGCCCACCAACCACACCAAGGAGACCGCCGGCTGGATCGTCACCCAGACCGCCGACGGCGTCCGGATCTGGCACCACCCGAGAAGCGGATTGCGGATCCGGGCCCTGCCCGGCACCACCCGCATCTCCCTGCCGACCGCACCCGTCGACTGGGGCCCGTCCGGCGGCACCGACCCGCCCGCAGCACCACGCGGCTCGTCACGCGGCGGTCTCGACCTGCCGGGCGCGCCTCGCGACGGGCCGACCGGTGGTGCCGGTCCGTCCACCGTGCCTGGTGGCACGGACCCGCCGGCCCGATCTGGCAAGGCGCCGAGCACCGGTGCCGACCCGTCTGCCGTGCCCGGCGACACGCCCAGCGCTGGCTGCGATCCACCCGCCGGCCGCAGGCTCAGGCAATTCGTCGATCCTGGGGACACCATCCCGTTCTGA
- the nadD gene encoding nicotinate-nucleotide adenylyltransferase codes for MGRHVGLLGGTFDPPHVGHLVVAESARVDLGLDQVRLLVAGDPWMKRTVGEAHHRVAMAQAAVVDDAHLHVDARETERDGPTYTVETLEALHHEEPDVTWHFLLGADTTARLDEWQRIEDAYRLARFVAVTRPGHEVRLDPVAAQHVDELEVPRLEISSTELRARYAEGRATRYLVPEAVDRYVRRHQLYDAVG; via the coding sequence GTGGGACGTCACGTCGGCCTGCTGGGAGGCACGTTCGACCCGCCGCACGTGGGGCACCTCGTGGTGGCCGAGTCCGCGCGTGTCGACCTCGGACTCGACCAGGTACGGCTGCTGGTCGCCGGCGACCCGTGGATGAAGCGCACCGTGGGAGAGGCGCACCACCGGGTCGCCATGGCGCAGGCGGCGGTCGTCGACGACGCGCACCTGCACGTCGACGCGCGCGAGACCGAACGCGACGGCCCGACCTACACCGTGGAGACGCTCGAGGCGCTGCACCACGAGGAACCGGACGTCACCTGGCACTTCCTGCTCGGCGCCGACACGACGGCCCGGCTGGACGAGTGGCAACGCATCGAGGACGCCTACCGACTGGCCCGGTTCGTGGCGGTCACCCGTCCGGGTCACGAGGTGCGGCTCGACCCAGTGGCGGCCCAGCACGTGGACGAACTGGAGGTCCCGCGCCTGGAGATCTCGTCGACCGAACTGCGGGCGAGATACGCCGAAGGTCGGGCAACCCGTTACCTCGTGCCCGAAGCAGTCGACCGGTACGTGAGACGACATCAACTGTACGACGCCGTGGGGTGA
- a CDS encoding AAA family ATPase yields the protein MSSTPSEFSGVVDVRKRLSDVGYLPDESIETVTYLAERLRKPVLVEGPAGVGKTELAKAVAEARGAELIRLQCYEGLDEAKALYEWNYKKQLLRITHARGGDAKAGESWDEVEDDLFGEDYLLERPLLRALRHPGDVVLLIDEVDKVDFEFEALLLEILSDFQVTIPELGTVRGSRHPFVVLTSNNTRELSEALKRRCLYLHLDYPSVEREKQIVLSRVPEAPEHLTDQLVRIVRSLRQLELKKPPSISETLDWARTLLELGFDSIDESVARGTMNVLLKYQQDVEKAVGHLRLPPRPEMN from the coding sequence GTGTCCAGCACCCCGAGCGAGTTCAGCGGGGTCGTCGACGTCCGCAAGCGGCTCTCGGACGTCGGCTACCTCCCCGACGAGTCGATCGAGACCGTCACCTACCTCGCCGAGCGGCTGCGCAAGCCCGTCCTCGTGGAGGGGCCGGCCGGTGTCGGCAAGACCGAACTCGCCAAGGCGGTCGCCGAGGCGCGCGGGGCCGAATTGATCCGGCTGCAGTGCTACGAGGGCCTGGACGAGGCCAAGGCGCTGTACGAGTGGAACTACAAGAAGCAGCTGCTGCGGATCACCCACGCACGCGGCGGTGACGCGAAGGCGGGCGAGAGCTGGGACGAGGTCGAGGACGACCTGTTCGGCGAGGACTACCTGCTCGAACGGCCGCTGCTGCGGGCGCTGCGCCACCCCGGTGACGTCGTGCTGCTCATCGACGAGGTCGACAAGGTCGACTTCGAGTTCGAGGCCCTGCTGCTGGAGATCCTGTCGGACTTCCAGGTCACCATCCCGGAGCTCGGGACCGTCCGCGGCAGCCGTCACCCCTTCGTGGTGCTCACCTCCAACAACACGCGCGAGCTCTCGGAAGCCCTCAAGCGCCGCTGTCTGTACCTCCACCTCGACTACCCGAGCGTGGAGCGCGAGAAGCAGATCGTGCTGTCCCGCGTCCCCGAGGCCCCGGAGCACCTCACCGACCAGCTGGTGCGGATCGTCCGCAGCCTGCGGCAGCTGGAGCTCAAGAAGCCGCCGTCGATCTCCGAGACGCTGGACTGGGCCCGGACGCTGCTCGAGCTCGGCTTCGACAGCATCGACGAGAGTGTCGCGCGCGGCACCATGAACGTGCTGCTGAAGTACCAGCAGGACGTGGAGAAGGCGGTCGGGCACCTGCGGTTGCCGCCGCGCCCCGAGATGAACTGA
- a CDS encoding alpha/beta fold hydrolase — MTPPGGRGHDGRRVGTGTCAGVPVELDVHVAGPEDPAAEVVLLVEGLGMQRVDWPAELLAGLHAAGYRTLTMDNRDAGRSTVLPGRVHDLPRGADGWPVPPYGLADLADDLVAVLDAVGVAEAHVVGRSMGGMVAQHLALAHAERVRSLTSLMSTTGARDVGQVHEDAKWVLTTPPPTDDLDAYLAYVLAKEEAVGSPGHVDPEVVRRRATLTWQRGVHPHGTARQLLAVRADGDRTDRLADVTAPTLVVHGDRDPLIDVSGGHATAKAVPDARLEVVDGMGHDLPAAFVEQAVLPLLLDHLAASAV; from the coding sequence ATGACACCCCCGGGAGGGCGTGGACACGACGGCCGGCGCGTCGGCACCGGCACCTGTGCCGGCGTACCGGTCGAGCTCGACGTCCACGTCGCCGGCCCCGAAGACCCCGCTGCCGAGGTCGTCCTCCTCGTCGAGGGGCTGGGCATGCAACGGGTCGACTGGCCGGCCGAGCTGCTGGCCGGGTTGCACGCCGCCGGGTACCGGACGCTCACGATGGACAACCGCGACGCCGGCCGTTCCACGGTGCTGCCGGGCCGGGTGCACGACCTGCCCCGCGGCGCCGACGGCTGGCCCGTGCCGCCCTACGGGCTGGCCGACCTCGCCGACGACCTGGTCGCCGTCCTCGACGCGGTGGGTGTGGCCGAGGCACACGTCGTCGGCCGTTCCATGGGCGGGATGGTCGCCCAGCACCTCGCCCTGGCGCACGCCGAGCGGGTGCGGTCGCTGACGTCGCTGATGTCGACGACCGGGGCCCGTGACGTCGGGCAGGTGCACGAGGACGCCAAGTGGGTGCTGACCACCCCGCCGCCCACCGACGACCTCGACGCCTACCTCGCCTACGTGCTCGCCAAGGAGGAGGCGGTCGGCAGTCCCGGGCACGTCGACCCCGAGGTGGTGCGCCGGCGCGCGACGCTGACGTGGCAGCGTGGCGTGCACCCGCACGGCACGGCGCGCCAACTGCTGGCGGTCCGCGCCGACGGTGACCGCACCGACCGCCTCGCCGACGTCACCGCCCCGACGCTGGTCGTGCACGGCGACCGCGACCCGCTCATCGACGTGTCCGGCGGCCACGCGACCGCGAAGGCCGTCCCCGACGCCCGACTGGAGGTCGTCGACGGCATGGGGCACGACCTGCCCGCAGCGTTCGTCGAGCAGGCCGTGCTCCCGCTGCTCCTCGACCACCTCGCGGCGTCGGCGGTCTGA
- a CDS encoding histidine phosphatase family protein has protein sequence MRRLVLVRHGESVWNATGRIQGQQCAGLSDDGHAQSQHVGEALAAAHPDARVVVSDLLRCQQTAAPLLEVLAVDPETDARLRERSFGAWEGLTRTEAEERDPERWQRWRAHDDAVVAEIGGETNAVFVERIVPVLRELMDETPEDGVTIAVTHGGPVWHGTHALLELPPGTFGTVHNASVTELVSWDGQRVVLDRWNEIAHLPLDLRIGWRPVVRA, from the coding sequence GTGAGGCGGCTGGTCCTGGTTCGCCACGGCGAGTCGGTCTGGAACGCCACCGGACGCATCCAGGGACAGCAGTGCGCCGGCCTGTCCGACGATGGCCACGCCCAGTCGCAACACGTCGGTGAGGCGCTCGCCGCCGCACACCCCGATGCGCGGGTGGTGGTGTCCGACCTGCTGCGCTGCCAGCAGACGGCGGCGCCGCTGCTGGAGGTGCTCGCGGTCGACCCGGAGACCGACGCCCGGCTGCGCGAGCGCAGCTTCGGCGCGTGGGAGGGTCTGACCCGCACCGAGGCCGAGGAACGCGACCCGGAGCGGTGGCAGCGGTGGCGCGCCCACGACGACGCCGTGGTGGCGGAGATCGGCGGTGAGACCAACGCGGTGTTCGTCGAGCGGATCGTCCCGGTCCTGCGCGAGCTGATGGACGAGACGCCCGAGGACGGCGTCACGATCGCGGTCACCCACGGCGGGCCGGTCTGGCACGGCACGCACGCGCTGTTGGAGCTGCCGCCGGGGACGTTCGGGACGGTTCACAACGCGTCGGTGACGGAGCTGGTGTCCTGGGACGGCCAGCGGGTGGTCCTCGACCGCTGGAACGAGATCGCCCACCTCCCGCTCGACCTGCGGATCGGGTGGCGACCGGTCGTCAGGGCCTGA
- a CDS encoding aminoacyl-tRNA deacylase, whose product MTDLPHTPAIAAAEALGLDHEVRVIERARSVEEAADRIGVPVERLCKTLVVRRAEDDHLLVLVPGPRQLDWPKLRAHLGVSRLSLPDADEARSVTGYERGTITPLGTTRPLPVVVDAEAAAADRIAVGGGAHGVSLLLSPADLIAAVGAEVADVTKAG is encoded by the coding sequence GTGACCGACCTGCCACACACCCCCGCGATCGCCGCCGCCGAGGCGCTCGGCCTGGACCACGAGGTACGCGTCATCGAACGTGCCCGCAGCGTCGAGGAGGCGGCCGACCGCATCGGCGTGCCCGTCGAGCGGCTGTGCAAGACGCTGGTCGTGCGCCGCGCCGAGGACGACCACCTGCTGGTCCTGGTCCCGGGCCCGCGGCAGCTGGACTGGCCGAAGCTGCGGGCGCACCTCGGCGTCTCGCGCCTGTCGCTCCCGGACGCCGACGAAGCCAGGTCGGTGACCGGCTACGAGCGCGGGACGATCACGCCGCTGGGCACCACCCGACCGCTCCCGGTCGTCGTCGACGCCGAGGCGGCCGCGGCGGACCGGATCGCGGTCGGCGGCGGCGCCCACGGGGTGTCGCTGCTGCTGTCGCCCGCCGACCTGATCGCCGCCGTCGGGGCCGAGGTCGCCGACGTCACCAAGGCCGGCTGA
- a CDS encoding ion transporter: MSATADTLAPDPDEEPTPRERLAAVLEQRLDVPMAVLAVVWAALVAYELVAPGAVRPALATTGNVIWGVFVAEFLLKLVVSGHPLRFLRRHWPSLLFLVLPVLRVLRIARALRVVRVLPAARVVGSSYRAVGTARGLLTGRLQFLAVMTGIVTFGGGQLLYVIERDREGALTSLGDALYWAANLAIASNVIYTPVTLAGRLLSLVLSTYALVVFASLAGSLGAFFVESRQERAAVEDEKGET, from the coding sequence GTGAGCGCCACCGCCGACACCCTCGCGCCCGACCCGGACGAGGAACCGACCCCGCGCGAGCGGCTCGCGGCCGTCCTGGAGCAGCGACTCGACGTGCCGATGGCGGTCCTGGCCGTCGTGTGGGCGGCGCTGGTCGCCTACGAGCTCGTGGCACCCGGGGCCGTGCGCCCGGCGCTGGCCACGACCGGCAACGTCATCTGGGGCGTGTTCGTCGCGGAGTTCCTGCTGAAGCTGGTGGTGTCGGGGCATCCGCTTCGGTTCCTGCGCCGGCACTGGCCCTCGCTGCTGTTCCTGGTCCTGCCGGTCCTGCGGGTGCTGCGGATCGCGCGTGCGTTGCGGGTGGTGCGAGTCCTGCCGGCGGCCCGCGTCGTCGGCTCGTCGTACCGGGCGGTCGGGACGGCCCGCGGCCTGCTGACGGGACGGCTGCAGTTCCTGGCGGTGATGACCGGCATCGTGACGTTCGGCGGCGGACAGCTGCTCTACGTCATCGAACGCGACCGCGAAGGGGCGCTGACCTCCCTCGGCGACGCGCTGTACTGGGCGGCCAACCTGGCGATCGCCTCGAACGTGATCTACACGCCCGTCACGCTGGCGGGACGGCTGCTGAGCCTGGTGCTGTCGACCTACGCACTGGTGGTGTTCGCGTCGCTGGCGGGCTCCCTCGGCGCCTTCTTCGTCGAGTCCCGCCAGGAACGCGCCGCCGTCGAGGACGAGAAGGGCGAGACGTGA
- a CDS encoding quinone oxidoreductase, with amino-acid sequence MRAVRFHETGGPEVLQLEDVEDPRPGPGEVLVEVAAAGVNFIDTYQRSGSYPMDLPSGLGLEGSGVVRAVGEGVEHRREGERVAWTDQLGSYAQLVAVDADRTVSVPDDVDLDVAAALMLQGLTAHYLSSSTYKLGSDDTALVYAAAGGVGRLLVQLAKRREARVLACTSTDEKEAEARRLGADEVIRYRDVDIAKTVRELTDGHGVDVVYDSVGADTWESSLDSLRPRGMMVLYGASSGPVPPQDPQIFNKKGSLFFTRPTLFHHVADRDTLEWRAGALFELVGQGQLEVHVHDRYPLDQVQQAHIDLESGRTAGKLLLVP; translated from the coding sequence GTGCGTGCCGTGCGATTCCACGAGACCGGCGGACCCGAGGTCCTGCAGCTGGAGGACGTCGAGGACCCTCGCCCCGGCCCCGGCGAAGTGCTCGTCGAGGTGGCGGCGGCCGGCGTCAACTTCATCGACACCTACCAGCGCAGCGGCAGCTACCCGATGGACCTGCCGAGCGGTCTCGGGTTGGAGGGTTCCGGCGTCGTCCGCGCCGTCGGTGAGGGCGTCGAGCACCGCCGCGAGGGCGAGCGTGTGGCCTGGACCGACCAGCTCGGCTCGTACGCGCAGCTGGTGGCGGTCGACGCGGACCGCACCGTGTCCGTGCCAGACGACGTCGACCTCGACGTCGCGGCGGCGCTGATGTTGCAGGGGCTGACGGCCCACTACCTGTCGAGCTCCACCTACAAGCTCGGCAGCGACGACACGGCGCTGGTCTATGCCGCAGCCGGCGGCGTGGGACGCCTGCTGGTCCAGCTCGCCAAGCGCCGTGAGGCCCGTGTCCTGGCCTGCACCTCGACCGACGAGAAGGAGGCCGAGGCCCGCCGCCTGGGCGCGGACGAGGTGATCCGGTACCGCGACGTGGACATCGCCAAGACCGTCCGTGAGCTGACGGACGGCCACGGCGTGGACGTGGTGTACGACTCCGTGGGTGCCGACACCTGGGAGTCGTCGCTCGACAGCCTCCGCCCGCGCGGGATGATGGTGCTCTACGGCGCGTCCTCGGGTCCGGTTCCACCCCAGGACCCGCAGATCTTCAACAAGAAGGGGTCGCTGTTCTTCACGCGCCCCACGCTGTTCCACCACGTGGCCGACCGCGACACGCTGGAGTGGCGGGCGGGCGCGTTGTTCGAGCTCGTCGGGCAGGGCCAGCTGGAGGTGCACGTCCACGACCGCTATCCCCTCGACCAGGTCCAGCAGGCTCACATCGACCTGGAGTCGGGGCGCACCGCCGGCAAGCTGCTGCTGGTGCCCTGA
- a CDS encoding methylglyoxal synthase — MTIRPDASLALIAHDARKDDLVALAARRRDDLVRFPLLATGTTGGRVAEATGLPVERVESGPVGGDVQIGARLVDGGVRAVLFLRDPMTAHPHEPDIQALLKLCDIHGVPLATNLVTAELILDALVDLLDEAERR, encoded by the coding sequence GTGACCATCCGCCCCGACGCGTCATTGGCGCTCATCGCCCACGACGCCCGCAAGGACGACCTGGTCGCGCTCGCCGCGCGTCGCAGGGACGACCTCGTGCGGTTCCCGCTGCTGGCGACCGGGACCACCGGCGGGCGCGTCGCCGAAGCCACCGGGCTGCCGGTCGAGCGGGTGGAGTCGGGCCCGGTCGGCGGCGACGTGCAGATCGGCGCCCGCCTCGTCGACGGCGGCGTACGCGCCGTGCTGTTCCTGCGCGATCCGATGACCGCACACCCGCACGAGCCCGACATCCAGGCGCTGCTCAAGCTCTGCGACATCCACGGGGTGCCGCTGGCCACCAACCTCGTGACGGCCGAGCTGATCCTCGACGCGCTCGTCGACCTCCTCGACGAGGCCGAGCGCCGATGA
- a CDS encoding VWA domain-containing protein, with product MSIEEDEVDERVAQVLADGPPPLNGFLQRVLDFVQALRRAGVGATQSEAIDAVRALPHLDLLDRAQLREALAAVTVTSQTHRRAFDDLFELYFPARRAEPDDTPPVTDEPADELDPDDYLSDLLDRLMEGDDEAIRQMARLAVEQFGRVEGRDGGVSYFQYKVFRAVDLQQLLRDMLARAVDDEDRLTPLQERLYRDEFEARLRAFQQEVEAEIRRRAAAQRGLEQVADRMTRPPVEELDFFHLSAEDQAQLRAQIRPLARKLATRVSVKRKHGKDGRLDVRRTVRQSLSTGGVPFDPMFRPRRPHKPELFVICDVSGSVASFARFTLMLVHALQEQFSKVRSFAFIDTLDEVTALFEQGDAADAMKRMMSEAELVWLDGHSDYGHSLERFHAEYARDISPRSTVLILGDARNNYRQANAWVLQDLQRRARRVFWLNPEPIQFWDTGDSISSSYGRFVEEMVEVRNLKQLAGFVERIA from the coding sequence GTGTCGATCGAGGAGGACGAGGTGGACGAGCGCGTCGCGCAGGTGCTGGCCGACGGACCGCCGCCGCTGAACGGGTTCCTCCAGCGTGTCCTCGACTTCGTCCAGGCGCTGCGGCGCGCCGGCGTCGGCGCCACCCAGTCCGAGGCCATCGACGCCGTGCGTGCCCTGCCGCACCTCGACCTGCTGGACCGCGCGCAGCTCCGCGAGGCGCTCGCGGCGGTGACGGTGACCTCGCAGACCCACCGTCGCGCGTTCGACGACCTGTTCGAGCTGTACTTCCCGGCCCGTCGCGCCGAGCCCGACGACACGCCGCCGGTCACCGACGAACCCGCCGACGAGCTGGATCCCGACGACTACCTCAGCGACCTCCTCGACCGGCTGATGGAGGGCGACGACGAGGCCATCCGACAGATGGCACGCCTGGCGGTCGAGCAGTTCGGACGGGTGGAGGGTCGCGACGGCGGCGTTTCCTACTTCCAGTACAAGGTGTTCCGCGCGGTCGACCTCCAGCAGCTGCTGCGCGACATGCTGGCGCGCGCCGTCGACGACGAGGACCGGCTGACGCCGCTGCAGGAGCGGCTGTACCGCGACGAGTTCGAGGCCCGGCTGCGTGCCTTCCAACAGGAGGTCGAGGCCGAGATCCGGCGGCGCGCCGCGGCCCAGCGCGGCCTCGAGCAGGTCGCCGACCGCATGACGCGACCGCCGGTGGAGGAACTCGACTTCTTCCATCTGTCCGCCGAGGACCAGGCGCAGCTGCGCGCACAGATCCGTCCGCTGGCCCGCAAGCTCGCGACCCGCGTGTCGGTCAAGCGCAAGCACGGCAAGGACGGCCGGCTCGACGTCCGCCGCACCGTGCGTCAGTCGCTGTCCACCGGCGGCGTGCCCTTCGACCCCATGTTCCGGCCACGCCGGCCGCACAAGCCCGAGCTGTTCGTCATCTGTGACGTGTCGGGTTCGGTCGCGTCGTTCGCGCGATTCACGCTGATGCTCGTGCACGCGTTGCAGGAGCAGTTCAGCAAGGTGCGTTCGTTCGCGTTCATCGACACGCTCGACGAGGTGACCGCGCTGTTCGAGCAGGGCGACGCCGCCGACGCCATGAAACGCATGATGTCCGAGGCCGAACTCGTCTGGCTCGACGGCCACTCCGACTACGGCCATTCCCTCGAGCGCTTCCACGCCGAGTATGCCCGCGACATCAGCCCGCGTTCGACGGTGCTGATCCTCGGCGACGCCCGCAACAACTACCGCCAGGCCAATGCCTGGGTGCTGCAGGACCTGCAGCGACGTGCACGCCGCGTGTTCTGGCTCAACCCCGAGCCGATCCAGTTCTGGGACACCGGCGACTCGATCTCGTCCTCGTACGGCCGGTTCGTCGAGGAGATGGTCGAGGTGCGCAACCTCAAGCAGCTGGCCGGCTTCGTGGAGCGCATCGCGTAG
- a CDS encoding tryptophan 2,3-dioxygenase family protein produces the protein MERVRYYWDYLGLDDLLGAQRLASAEDGATPAHDEMLFIVTHQAFELWFKQILWELESVVDTLAAVPVDERDMGQVLHRLERIKEIQPLLVQQFAVLETMTPLDFLDFRDQLIPASGFQSVQFRLIENRLGLDPAKRMKIQGAPYTSRLSQEHAQRLLASESQPTLLGVLDAWLARTPFLHFGDFDFWSAYRDAVTAMIERDRKLIATNASLDEVSRQQQLDAFETTVETFATLFERERWEDLRARGKRRLSHEAFLAALLISLYRDEPAFHTPHRLLRTLVDLDIGFNAFRNAHAQLVHRTIGGRIGTGGTSGHEYLEAAARRHRVFTDLFDLATYSVPRDELPRLPAEVRQQMAFRFQSG, from the coding sequence ATGGAACGCGTGCGGTACTACTGGGACTACCTCGGGTTGGACGACCTGCTGGGGGCGCAACGACTGGCCTCGGCGGAGGACGGCGCCACGCCGGCGCACGACGAGATGCTGTTCATCGTCACCCACCAGGCCTTCGAGCTGTGGTTCAAGCAGATCCTGTGGGAGCTCGAGTCGGTCGTCGACACGCTCGCGGCGGTCCCGGTCGACGAGCGCGACATGGGCCAGGTGCTGCACCGGCTGGAGCGCATCAAGGAGATCCAGCCGCTGCTGGTCCAGCAGTTCGCCGTGCTGGAGACGATGACGCCGCTGGACTTCCTCGACTTCCGCGACCAGCTCATCCCCGCCAGCGGCTTCCAGTCGGTGCAGTTCCGGCTGATCGAGAACCGGCTCGGGCTCGACCCGGCGAAGCGGATGAAGATCCAGGGGGCGCCCTACACCTCGCGGCTGTCGCAGGAACACGCCCAGCGGCTGCTCGCGTCCGAGTCGCAGCCGACCCTCCTCGGCGTCCTGGATGCCTGGTTGGCCCGCACCCCGTTCCTGCACTTCGGCGACTTCGACTTCTGGTCCGCCTACCGGGACGCCGTGACGGCGATGATCGAGCGCGACCGCAAGCTCATCGCCACCAACGCGAGCCTCGACGAGGTGAGTCGGCAGCAGCAGCTCGACGCGTTCGAGACCACGGTGGAGACGTTCGCGACGCTGTTCGAGCGGGAACGGTGGGAGGATCTGCGGGCCCGGGGAAAGCGGCGCCTGTCGCACGAGGCGTTCCTCGCCGCCCTGCTGATCAGCCTGTACCGCGACGAGCCGGCGTTCCACACCCCGCACCGACTGCTGCGGACGCTGGTGGACCTCGACATCGGCTTCAACGCGTTCCGCAACGCCCACGCCCAGCTCGTGCACCGCACCATCGGCGGGCGCATCGGGACCGGCGGCACGTCGGGCCACGAATACCTCGAGGCAGCCGCCCGCCGCCATCGCGTGTTCACGGATCTGTTCGACCTCGCCACGTACTCGGTGCCGCGTGACGAGCTGCCGCGTCTCCCCGCGGAAGTGCGCCAGCAGATGGCGTTCCGCTTCCAGTCGGGTTGA